A portion of the Streptomyces sp. YPW6 genome contains these proteins:
- a CDS encoding FABP family protein, with protein MIEIPSDLHPDLVPLAFLLGNWAGAGVSDFPGAEKCNFGQEVTFSHDGRDFLEYVSHSWVLDAEGRKVRPLETESGYWRIDKDRKVEVVMSRDQGVIEIWYGELADQKPQIDLVTDAVARTAASGPYSGGKRLYGYVNSDLMWVGEKATPEVELRPYMSAHLKKVVTPEEVAEMARNLDDMPDDGIAFFK; from the coding sequence ATGATCGAGATTCCGTCCGACCTCCACCCGGACCTCGTCCCGCTGGCCTTCCTCCTCGGCAACTGGGCGGGCGCGGGCGTGTCCGACTTCCCCGGCGCGGAGAAGTGCAACTTCGGCCAGGAGGTCACCTTCAGCCACGACGGCCGGGACTTCCTGGAGTACGTCTCCCACTCCTGGGTCCTGGACGCGGAGGGCAGGAAGGTTAGGCCGCTGGAGACCGAGAGCGGCTACTGGCGCATCGACAAGGACCGCAAGGTCGAGGTCGTCATGTCCCGCGACCAGGGCGTCATCGAGATCTGGTACGGCGAGCTGGCCGACCAGAAGCCGCAGATCGACCTGGTCACCGACGCGGTCGCCCGCACCGCGGCCTCCGGCCCGTACAGCGGTGGCAAGCGGCTCTACGGGTACGTCAACAGCGACCTGATGTGGGTCGGCGAGAAGGCCACCCCCGAGGTCGAGCTGCGCCCCTACATGTCGGCGCACCTGAAGAAGGTCGTCACCCCCGAGGAGGTCGCCGAGATGGCGCGGAACCTCGACGACATGCCGGACGACGGCATCGCCTTCTTCAAGTAG